The Chloroflexota bacterium genome contains a region encoding:
- a CDS encoding DUF4130 domain-containing protein: MSRVPDTFFALLRQVADERGGGPDVVRSRLAAVRRDRRRLARLARLYGYALRHPAPDRDRVLRAVAGQVLEHGASFVLGRGSREAQLALSWGHQVYREVHAARRDLRFTRGPGPRQLVAEWRFQFPVVDLVLRHFRRRWRGHTLMIRDGRRTYVQDGCGISLKLAPSRGAEEPSIWSSPAGGDILSSQAHFVAAPGRQGMA; the protein is encoded by the coding sequence ATGAGCCGCGTGCCCGACACGTTCTTTGCCCTGCTGCGGCAGGTTGCCGACGAGCGCGGCGGCGGACCGGACGTGGTGCGGTCGCGACTGGCGGCTGTGCGCCGCGACCGCCGGCGCCTGGCGCGGCTCGCACGTCTCTACGGCTACGCCCTGCGCCATCCCGCGCCTGATCGCGATCGGGTGCTGCGCGCCGTGGCCGGCCAGGTGCTGGAGCACGGCGCCTCGTTCGTGCTGGGTCGCGGTTCGCGCGAAGCCCAGCTGGCCTTGAGCTGGGGGCATCAGGTCTACCGCGAAGTGCACGCCGCGCGGCGTGACTTGCGCTTCACCCGCGGACCGGGTCCGCGCCAGCTCGTCGCCGAGTGGCGCTTCCAGTTTCCGGTCGTCGACCTGGTGTTGCGGCACTTCCGCCGCCGCTGGCGCGGTCACACGCTCATGATCCGGGACGGACGCCGCACCTACGTCCAGGACGGATGTGGCATCAGCTTGAAACTGGCGCCCAGCCGAGGGGCCGAGGAGCCCTCGATCTGGTCGTCGCCAGCGGGCGGTGATATTCTGTCAAGTCAGGCGCATTTCGTCGCCGCACCTGGGAGGCAGGGGATGGCGTAG
- the dinB gene encoding DNA polymerase IV, which yields MQDLGSDAWNGHRVVMHADMDAFYAAVEQRERPELRGKPVVVGGSRDGRGVVTAASYEARAFGVRSAMPSRQAARLCPQAEFVPGRMDLYADVSSRVMDLFRTYTPLVEPLSLDEAFLDVTGCERRYGTPAEIANHLRATVRQREDLPISVGVAATKSVAKIASQVAKPDGCRVILPGAESAFLDPLPVRMVWGIGPKTAAKLGRHGVTTIGDLACIDPERVHAGFGGTAAQAAVRSRGIDPRAVTPARGRRSVGNEVTFDRDVDDRTVVVDYLQQLAEHVGQRLRAKHLRARTVSVKVRYADFRTITRQTTAGAAVDIGAAIFALARELFLRVARADDVYRLVGVHATALESFDYCQLPLRPAETRERRRLDEAQDQVRQRFGDAVLAPASLLASRARMSSSRYAWRDAVLG from the coding sequence ATGCAGGATCTCGGCTCAGACGCCTGGAATGGTCACCGGGTGGTCATGCACGCCGACATGGACGCCTTCTACGCGGCCGTCGAGCAGCGCGAGCGGCCGGAGCTGCGCGGCAAGCCGGTAGTCGTCGGCGGCTCGCGCGACGGACGCGGCGTGGTCACGGCGGCTTCCTATGAAGCGCGCGCGTTCGGCGTGCGCTCCGCCATGCCCTCGCGCCAGGCCGCCCGCCTCTGCCCGCAGGCCGAGTTCGTTCCCGGTCGCATGGACCTCTACGCCGACGTGTCGAGCCGGGTGATGGACTTGTTTCGCACCTACACGCCGCTCGTCGAGCCGCTGTCGCTGGACGAGGCCTTCCTCGACGTCACCGGCTGCGAGCGCCGCTATGGGACGCCGGCCGAAATTGCCAATCACCTGCGAGCGACCGTGCGTCAACGCGAAGACCTCCCCATATCCGTCGGCGTGGCGGCCACGAAGTCGGTGGCCAAGATCGCTTCTCAGGTTGCCAAGCCCGACGGCTGCCGCGTCATCCTTCCCGGCGCGGAGTCGGCCTTCCTCGACCCGCTGCCCGTCCGCATGGTCTGGGGCATTGGCCCCAAGACGGCGGCCAAGCTCGGACGGCATGGCGTGACCACCATCGGTGACCTCGCTTGCATCGACCCGGAGCGGGTCCACGCCGGCTTTGGCGGGACCGCCGCCCAAGCCGCCGTGCGGTCGCGTGGCATCGACCCGCGGGCCGTGACTCCCGCGCGCGGTCGCCGCTCGGTGGGCAACGAGGTCACCTTCGACCGCGATGTCGATGACAGGACGGTTGTGGTGGACTACCTGCAGCAGCTTGCCGAGCACGTGGGTCAGCGGCTGCGTGCCAAGCACCTCCGCGCGCGCACCGTCAGCGTCAAGGTGCGCTACGCCGACTTCCGCACCATCACCCGACAGACGACCGCCGGGGCGGCCGTGGATATCGGCGCGGCCATCTTCGCGTTGGCTCGCGAGCTGTTTCTGCGCGTGGCGCGCGCCGATGATGTCTACCGCCTGGTGGGAGTTCACGCCACCGCGCTCGAGAGCTTTGACTACTGCCAGTTGCCGCTGCGGCCGGCGGAGACGCGTGAGCGGCGGCGGCTGGACGAGGCGCAGGACCAGGTCCGACAGCGATTCGGCGACGCCGTCCTGGCGCCCGCGTCGCTGCTCGCCAGCCGGGCGCGCATGAGCTCGAGTCGATACGCCTGGCGCGACGCGGTGCTCGGATGA
- the lexA gene encoding transcriptional repressor LexA — translation MGGPLTQRQHRVLVTIERFVRDEGYTPSVREVGGIVGLAPATVQQHLDALERKGYIRRTGQSHGIEILDNGADAGVVHVPIIGEIAAGLPIDAYEERIDTVPVASGLAPASDTYALRVRGDSMIDDHICDGDLVIVAPTEAVRDGQIAVAMLDDGTATLKRLFRENGRVRLQPANADYDPIYARDVRVRGHAVAILRSL, via the coding sequence ATGGGCGGCCCGCTCACTCAACGACAGCATCGCGTGCTGGTCACCATCGAGCGCTTCGTGCGCGACGAGGGCTACACGCCCAGTGTTCGCGAGGTTGGCGGCATCGTCGGTCTGGCGCCGGCCACCGTGCAGCAGCACCTGGACGCCCTGGAGCGCAAGGGCTACATCCGGCGCACCGGCCAGTCGCACGGCATCGAGATCCTCGATAACGGCGCCGACGCCGGCGTGGTCCACGTGCCGATCATCGGCGAGATTGCCGCCGGTCTGCCGATCGACGCCTACGAGGAGCGCATCGACACCGTCCCGGTGGCCTCCGGCCTCGCGCCCGCGAGCGACACCTATGCGCTGCGCGTGCGCGGCGACAGCATGATCGACGACCACATCTGCGACGGCGACCTGGTGATCGTCGCGCCCACCGAGGCCGTGCGGGACGGACAGATCGCCGTGGCCATGCTGGACGACGGCACCGCCACGCTCAAGCGCCTCTTCCGCGAGAACGGGCGCGTGCGCCTGCAGCCCGCCAACGCCGACTACGACCCCATCTACGCCCGCGACGTGCGCGTCCGCGGCCACGCCGTCGCCATCCTGCGGAGCCTTTAG
- a CDS encoding cyclophilin-like fold protein gives MGDYSVQARLHDTPAADAVWQALPLNVRASVWGDEIYAGIGVGVDLPDDATDVAAVGDLAIWPPGRAICIFFGPTPASRGSEPRAASPIAPVGRIDDPDDSALRRVRSGAMLVIEAMDELQA, from the coding sequence GTGGGTGACTACTCGGTCCAGGCGCGCCTGCACGACACGCCGGCGGCGGACGCCGTGTGGCAGGCCCTGCCGCTGAACGTGCGGGCGAGTGTTTGGGGCGACGAAATCTACGCCGGCATCGGCGTCGGCGTGGACCTGCCGGACGACGCCACGGACGTTGCGGCGGTGGGCGACCTGGCGATCTGGCCGCCGGGTCGCGCGATCTGCATCTTCTTCGGTCCCACGCCGGCCAGCCGTGGATCCGAGCCGCGCGCCGCAAGCCCGATTGCGCCCGTTGGACGCATCGACGACCCCGACGATTCGGCCCTGCGCCGGGTTCGCTCCGGCGCGATGCTCGTCATCGAGGCAATGGACGAGCTACAGGCGTAA
- a CDS encoding glycoside hydrolase family 15 protein, translating to MPRDLAIGNGRLLVAFDGDYRVRDIYFPHVGLWNHAGHDPFRFGIWVDGAFAWITARTWNGTLRYRPDTLVSDVRLVNDDLGLELICADAVDFHRPIYVRRMVVRDLRGAPRHVKLFFHHDFYLFRDGVGDTTYFDPLTRGIVHHKRDVLFMANAWAGEQPGFDAVSTGTKHLHGLEGTWRDAEDGNLSGNAIAQGLVDSTGGVDVRVPAGGDAVAHYWLAVGDEFFAVKDENDMVVRRGPDALIERTNHYWRHWVTREDLDFTGLDPAVRDLYRRSMLIVRTQTDDDGAIIAANDSDILQFGRDTYTYMWPRDGALVVQVLIQGDHRELARRFFDFCLRTIQPGGFMLHKYNPDGTPGSSWHPWADADGNRILPIQEDETSLVLWALGAYDERFKDTEVVKPLYAPLIKRAADFMVRFRHRETGLPAPSWDLWEERYGIHTFTVASVYGGLRAAAAFARGFGEQAAADEYDTAAAEIREAAFEHLYDEGERRFIRRLEVADDGTLVPDLTIDASVTGVWRFGLCEPTDSRCVSTMHSLRDRLWVKTDIGGVARYEDDYYHRVSDDIERIPGNPWFICTLWLAQWEAAAAQTMADLERAHELMRWVVDRALPSGTLAEQVHPLTGQPLSVSPLTWSHAEFAATVQTYVARARELRGQGG from the coding sequence ATGCCGCGTGACTTGGCGATTGGCAATGGCCGCCTGCTGGTCGCGTTCGATGGCGACTATCGCGTCCGCGATATCTATTTCCCTCACGTGGGGCTGTGGAACCATGCCGGCCACGATCCGTTTCGGTTCGGCATCTGGGTCGACGGCGCGTTCGCCTGGATCACCGCGCGAACCTGGAACGGCACGCTGCGCTACCGCCCGGACACCCTGGTCAGCGACGTTCGCCTGGTCAACGACGACCTCGGGCTCGAGCTGATTTGCGCCGACGCGGTTGACTTCCATCGACCGATCTACGTTCGGCGCATGGTCGTGCGCGACCTCCGGGGCGCCCCGCGTCACGTCAAGCTCTTCTTCCATCACGATTTCTACCTGTTCCGCGACGGCGTGGGCGACACGACCTATTTCGATCCCCTCACGCGCGGCATCGTGCATCACAAGCGGGACGTGCTGTTCATGGCCAACGCATGGGCCGGCGAGCAGCCGGGATTCGACGCGGTGAGCACGGGCACCAAGCATCTGCACGGATTGGAGGGCACCTGGCGCGACGCCGAGGACGGCAATCTCTCCGGCAACGCCATCGCTCAAGGGCTGGTCGACAGCACCGGCGGCGTGGATGTGCGCGTGCCCGCGGGTGGCGACGCGGTGGCGCACTACTGGCTGGCGGTCGGCGACGAGTTCTTTGCCGTCAAGGACGAGAACGACATGGTCGTGCGGCGCGGTCCCGACGCCCTGATCGAACGCACCAACCACTACTGGCGCCACTGGGTCACCCGCGAGGACCTGGACTTCACCGGCCTCGATCCGGCCGTCCGCGATCTCTACCGCCGCAGCATGCTCATCGTCCGCACCCAAACCGACGACGACGGCGCGATCATCGCGGCTAACGACAGCGACATCCTGCAGTTCGGCCGCGATACCTACACCTATATGTGGCCGCGGGACGGCGCCCTGGTGGTTCAGGTGCTGATCCAGGGCGACCACCGCGAGCTGGCGCGGCGCTTCTTCGATTTCTGCCTCCGCACGATCCAGCCGGGCGGCTTCATGCTGCACAAGTACAACCCCGACGGAACGCCGGGCAGCAGCTGGCATCCCTGGGCGGACGCGGACGGCAACCGCATCCTGCCGATCCAGGAGGACGAGACCTCCCTGGTGCTGTGGGCCCTCGGCGCCTACGACGAGCGCTTCAAGGACACCGAGGTCGTCAAGCCCTTGTATGCGCCGCTCATCAAGCGCGCCGCCGACTTCATGGTTCGTTTCCGGCATCGGGAGACCGGGCTGCCCGCGCCCTCCTGGGACCTATGGGAGGAGCGCTACGGCATCCACACGTTCACCGTCGCGAGCGTGTATGGCGGATTGCGAGCGGCCGCCGCGTTCGCCCGTGGGTTCGGCGAACAGGCGGCGGCCGATGAGTACGACACCGCCGCGGCCGAGATCCGCGAGGCCGCCTTCGAGCACCTCTACGACGAAGGTGAGCGGCGCTTCATCCGTCGCCTGGAGGTCGCCGACGACGGCACGCTGGTTCCCGATCTGACCATCGACGCCAGCGTCACCGGCGTCTGGCGTTTCGGGCTCTGCGAGCCGACGGATTCGCGCTGCGTATCCACCATGCACTCGCTGCGCGATCGGCTCTGGGTCAAGACCGACATCGGCGGCGTGGCGCGCTACGAGGACGACTACTACCACCGCGTCTCGGACGACATCGAGCGCATTCCCGGCAATCCGTGGTTCATCTGCACCCTGTGGCTGGCGCAGTGGGAAGCGGCGGCGGCCCAGACCATGGCTGACCTGGAGCGCGCGCACGAGCTGATGCGTTGGGTGGTCGACCGCGCTCTCCCCAGCGGCACCCTGGCGGAGCAGGTGCACCCGCTCACCGGGCAGCCCCTCAGCGTGAGCCCGCTCACCTGGAGCCACGCCGAGTTTGCTGCCACCGTGCAGACGTACGTGGCCCGGGCGCGCGAGCTCCGCGGTCAGGGCGGCTGA
- a CDS encoding nucleoside hydrolase, translated as MPAIIPVVIDTDPGVDDALALALALASPELSVRAVTTVAGNVDLATGTANADYLLRILAPGAPIRLSQGCAKPQARELVTAEEVHGSDGLAGITGHERWRRTRPEPPDILADAVDVIIEEVGASPEPLTVIALGPLTNVAAALRRDPAAMRRAGAIVAMGGSLYAGGNVTPHAEFNFYVDPEAADMVLASGVPVIVTPLDVTHQLAVSDATVESRLFSRSEPRSAFLGELIRRARAEQFTGRGGKLLLHDPAAVGTLLWPELFTMQSHPLTVECGDGDLRGAMRPAADDDSGAGRMAAQVAVDVAADSVVGRIVERLVAGGG; from the coding sequence ATGCCAGCCATCATTCCCGTCGTCATCGATACCGACCCGGGCGTCGACGACGCGTTGGCCCTGGCGTTGGCGCTGGCCTCGCCCGAGCTCTCCGTGCGCGCGGTGACGACCGTGGCGGGGAACGTGGACCTGGCGACGGGCACAGCGAACGCCGACTATCTGCTGCGCATCCTGGCGCCCGGTGCGCCCATCCGGCTGTCCCAGGGCTGCGCCAAGCCGCAGGCGCGCGAGCTGGTGACGGCGGAAGAGGTTCACGGTTCCGACGGGCTGGCCGGAATCACCGGCCATGAACGCTGGCGGCGGACGCGCCCTGAACCGCCGGACATCCTGGCTGACGCCGTGGACGTGATCATCGAGGAGGTCGGCGCCTCACCCGAACCCCTGACGGTGATCGCCCTGGGTCCGCTGACGAACGTCGCCGCCGCGCTCCGGCGCGACCCCGCGGCCATGCGCCGAGCGGGGGCCATCGTGGCCATGGGCGGCTCGCTGTACGCCGGCGGCAACGTGACCCCGCACGCGGAGTTCAACTTCTATGTGGATCCCGAGGCGGCGGACATGGTGCTGGCCTCCGGCGTACCGGTGATCGTGACGCCGCTGGACGTGACGCACCAGTTGGCCGTGAGCGACGCGACCGTCGAGTCGCGCCTGTTTTCGCGCTCGGAGCCCCGGAGCGCCTTCCTGGGCGAGCTGATCCGCCGCGCCCGCGCCGAGCAGTTCACCGGGCGCGGCGGCAAGCTGCTGCTGCACGATCCGGCGGCGGTGGGAACGCTGCTCTGGCCGGAACTCTTCACGATGCAGTCGCACCCACTGACGGTCGAATGCGGCGACGGAGACCTACGCGGCGCGATGCGGCCCGCCGCGGACGACGACTCTGGAGCGGGGCGGATGGCGGCCCAGGTGGCCGTCGACGTCGCGGCGGATTCGGTTGTGGGCCGGATCGTCGAGCGGCTGGTCGCCGGCGGCGGCTAG
- a CDS encoding peptidylprolyl isomerase translates to MVVVALALAIAMVVAACGESEPEGPPTFASYPEMGIDPKRPYSVIVTTDVGRMTFILLPAEAPLAVNSFTFLLNEGFYTGMEFYRVLPGVLAETGDPTGTGTGGPGYTYELEAPQRPYARGLLAMAPNGADNSNGSRFYILLGDLDASDAVSGDHTIFGHLKEDHAPSATTLTKIENSQVPVAIREVKAIEGCLPNVSMWTQGC, encoded by the coding sequence ATGGTCGTCGTTGCACTGGCGCTGGCGATCGCGATGGTGGTGGCCGCCTGCGGCGAATCCGAGCCCGAAGGGCCGCCGACGTTCGCGTCCTACCCGGAGATGGGGATCGACCCCAAGCGGCCCTATAGCGTCATCGTCACCACCGACGTCGGGCGCATGACGTTCATCCTGCTGCCGGCGGAAGCGCCGCTGGCGGTCAACAGCTTCACGTTCCTCCTCAACGAGGGGTTCTACACGGGCATGGAGTTCTATCGCGTGCTGCCGGGCGTGCTGGCCGAAACCGGCGATCCAACCGGCACCGGAACGGGCGGGCCCGGCTACACCTACGAGCTCGAGGCGCCGCAACGGCCCTACGCGCGCGGTCTCCTGGCAATGGCGCCCAACGGGGCCGACAACTCCAACGGATCGCGGTTCTACATCCTCCTGGGCGACCTGGACGCGAGCGACGCGGTCTCGGGCGACCACACGATCTTCGGCCACCTCAAGGAGGACCACGCCCCATCGGCCACCACGCTGACGAAGATCGAGAACTCGCAGGTGCCGGTCGCGATCCGGGAAGTGAAGGCCATCGAAGGCTGTCTGCCGAACGTGAGCATGTGGACGCAGGGCTGCTAG
- a CDS encoding MOSC domain-containing protein: MGDSNGAALYRTGDELEAGLDHLRESPADGGPVRMIVRRPEVDAREVIAEGELDTETGLVGDSWKDRGSTVTPTGGPNPAAQITIINSRLLDLLAQSEERWPLAGDQLVIDIDMSEENLPPGSQLAIGSAVIEISKEPHTGCAKFAARFGHDALRFISTPLGRQMRMRGINTRVVQSGRVRVGDTATKVLP, encoded by the coding sequence GTGGGAGATTCGAACGGCGCGGCGCTCTACCGAACCGGCGACGAGCTGGAAGCCGGCCTGGACCATTTGCGGGAGTCGCCGGCGGACGGAGGTCCCGTGCGCATGATCGTGCGGCGACCCGAGGTCGATGCGCGCGAGGTGATCGCGGAGGGTGAGCTCGACACCGAAACCGGACTGGTCGGGGACAGCTGGAAGGACCGCGGCAGCACGGTCACCCCCACTGGGGGTCCGAACCCGGCGGCGCAAATCACGATCATCAACTCCCGCCTGCTCGACCTGCTCGCGCAGTCCGAGGAGCGTTGGCCGCTGGCGGGCGATCAGCTCGTGATCGACATCGACATGAGCGAGGAGAACCTTCCGCCGGGATCGCAACTCGCCATCGGGTCGGCGGTGATCGAGATTTCCAAGGAACCGCACACGGGGTGCGCCAAGTTCGCCGCGCGGTTCGGACACGATGCGCTGCGTTTCATCAGCACGCCGCTGGGACGGCAGATGCGGATGCGCGGCATCAACACGCGCGTGGTGCAGTCGGGGAGGGTGCGCGTGGGGGACACGGCGACGAAGGTTTTGCCGTAG
- a CDS encoding GNAT family N-acetyltransferase, translating to MLNVPADDEWTLETERLLLAPMTESDAAELHELRILDSDAPADDGPDVSLPRVRARIRRWERRRSPDGAEVWLNWTLRLKDDQTAVGRMQATVTEQWADMAWLVGRRFRKQGYATEAAQRIAAWLLEFFNPREVRATIHPENTASQRVAANVGMRRTGERTSEGDEVWTLRLQARRP from the coding sequence GTGCTCAACGTCCCCGCCGACGACGAATGGACCCTGGAAACCGAGCGTCTGCTGCTTGCGCCAATGACCGAAAGCGACGCCGCGGAGCTGCACGAGCTTCGGATCCTCGACTCCGACGCACCTGCCGACGACGGACCTGACGTGAGCCTTCCGCGAGTCCGAGCGCGAATCCGCCGCTGGGAGCGCCGGCGGTCGCCGGACGGCGCCGAAGTCTGGCTGAACTGGACGCTTCGGCTGAAGGACGACCAAACCGCGGTCGGGCGCATGCAAGCGACCGTGACCGAACAGTGGGCCGACATGGCCTGGCTAGTCGGACGACGCTTTCGGAAACAGGGCTATGCAACCGAGGCCGCGCAGCGCATCGCCGCCTGGCTGCTGGAGTTCTTCAACCCGAGAGAAGTCCGAGCGACGATCCACCCCGAGAACACCGCATCCCAGCGAGTCGCTGCGAACGTAGGCATGCGTCGCACCGGCGAACGGACCAGCGAGGGCGACGAAGTGTGGACGCTGCGGCTACAAGCTCGGCGACCTTAG
- a CDS encoding C-terminal binding protein → MSEKTAGHKILITDIAWPSTAPEREVLAELDAEVIESDSPDEDRLIELAQDVTGILTCFAKVTERVIAASPRLGVVGRTGVGTDNIDVDACTRRGIPVTYVPDYAIEEVADHAMALLMALSRKIVALDRLTKADRWETKPARPIYRMRGRTLGILGYGRIGHALALRAIPHGLKILVYDPYITADRVADIGAELVDKERLLAESDAISVHAPLTPETHHVIGETELQAMKPDAFLINTARGPLIDEYALARALSEGWIAGAGIDVLQAEPPPDGHPLLAEPNAIVTPHAAFMSEESVLELERRAALAVVRVLQGRMPEFIWNREVLEQVRLAEG, encoded by the coding sequence ATGTCTGAGAAGACCGCCGGCCACAAGATCCTGATCACGGACATCGCCTGGCCCAGCACGGCGCCGGAGCGCGAGGTGCTCGCCGAGCTCGACGCGGAGGTGATCGAGTCGGATAGCCCCGACGAGGATCGGCTGATCGAGCTGGCGCAGGACGTAACGGGGATCCTCACCTGCTTCGCCAAGGTCACCGAGCGCGTGATCGCCGCCTCGCCCCGCCTGGGGGTGGTCGGGCGCACCGGCGTGGGCACGGACAACATCGACGTGGACGCCTGCACCCGGCGCGGCATTCCGGTGACCTACGTGCCCGACTACGCCATCGAAGAGGTGGCCGACCACGCCATGGCGCTGCTGATGGCGCTGTCCCGCAAGATCGTGGCGCTGGACCGGCTCACCAAGGCGGACCGCTGGGAGACCAAGCCCGCGCGCCCCATCTACCGGATGCGCGGGCGCACCCTGGGCATCCTGGGCTACGGTCGCATCGGCCACGCGCTGGCGCTGCGCGCGATTCCCCACGGGCTCAAGATCCTGGTCTACGACCCCTACATCACGGCCGACCGCGTGGCCGACATTGGGGCCGAGCTGGTGGACAAGGAGCGGCTGCTGGCCGAGTCGGACGCGATTTCGGTGCACGCTCCGCTGACGCCCGAAACCCACCACGTGATCGGCGAGACCGAGCTGCAGGCCATGAAGCCGGATGCCTTTCTGATCAACACTGCCCGGGGGCCGCTGATCGACGAATACGCGCTCGCCCGCGCGCTGTCCGAGGGCTGGATCGCGGGCGCGGGCATCGACGTGCTGCAGGCCGAGCCGCCGCCGGACGGCCACCCCCTGCTCGCGGAGCCCAACGCCATCGTCACGCCCCACGCGGCGTTCATGTCCGAGGAATCGGTCCTAGAGCTCGAGCGCCGCGCGGCGCTGGCCGTCGTGCGCGTCCTCCAAGGCCGCATGCCCGAGTTCATCTGGAATCGAGAAGTGCTGGAGCAGGTGAGGCTGGCCGAAGGGTAG
- a CDS encoding type II toxin-antitoxin system Phd/YefM family antitoxin: protein MGKVWPVQDAKARFSEFLATSLVEGPQIVTKRGVETAVLVPIEQWRRLEQRTKPDLKQLLLTPEARTDSLTPPRAPHRRRIPEAFE, encoded by the coding sequence ATGGGTAAAGTCTGGCCAGTACAAGACGCCAAGGCGAGATTCAGCGAGTTCCTGGCCACCAGTCTCGTGGAAGGCCCGCAAATCGTGACCAAGCGCGGCGTCGAAACCGCCGTGCTGGTGCCGATCGAGCAGTGGCGGCGATTGGAACAGCGGACAAAGCCGGACCTCAAGCAGTTGCTGCTCACCCCGGAGGCGCGGACAGACTCGCTGACCCCGCCGCGAGCACCGCATCGCCGGCGAATCCCCGAAGCATTCGAGTAG